In the Kaistella sp. 97-N-M2 genome, one interval contains:
- a CDS encoding AraC family transcriptional regulator has protein sequence MQYTAMRETYAHLGENDRQAMFPVRKSIEVGRKNRNFRHLVYAYEDAIYFSPDRQVKLKYSDSAVQAAYRTKDEALISKALLGRGIVWYFNYRQYGRALHNYLEADTHAQKSRDKYLIYKVKYHIGAVKSFLGYHREALENFRACNQFFAAELKSAQHPTFIYNNTKGYLNSLHQMCISHRQLGELDKVDSLLERTAPYRDQPDFAQENGYFLKEQGILSFHRGDFRASLRALLPAAAIIKSKKDEGVLAVTYYYIGTAYLKQQQRGRGIPYMEKVDSLFRRNGVMFPEVRAAYEFLLKDAETTGKPDKTARHTAQLLKADSIFQVDLPYLSSRIYREYDTKTLRSEKEELQKARAADNGFIIFSLALSGALLVFLLNAYIRQRIIVQNYQKLQQRLQQEAAAALTVTEQPDPGRRMEYSPEIVQKILIKLEKFEKEAGFTSPKITLLSLAAKLGTNKNHLSYVINEYRNMHFSTYLTTLRINYITHLMNTDPKYLKFHNESLAEECGIRSRQHFSRMFHEINGIKPSDFIREKKKELNIN, from the coding sequence ACCGCGATGCGCGAAACGTACGCACACCTGGGTGAAAATGACCGGCAGGCGATGTTCCCGGTACGGAAGAGCATTGAAGTGGGAAGAAAGAACCGGAATTTCAGACATCTGGTGTACGCCTACGAAGACGCGATTTATTTTTCACCCGACAGGCAAGTAAAACTCAAATATTCGGACAGTGCTGTGCAGGCAGCATACAGAACGAAGGATGAAGCCCTAATCAGCAAGGCCTTGCTGGGAAGAGGTATTGTGTGGTATTTTAATTATCGGCAGTACGGAAGAGCACTGCACAATTATCTGGAGGCGGATACGCACGCGCAGAAAAGCCGGGATAAATATCTGATCTATAAAGTAAAATATCATATTGGAGCTGTAAAAAGTTTTTTGGGCTACCACCGTGAGGCACTGGAAAATTTTCGGGCATGCAACCAATTTTTCGCGGCGGAGCTGAAATCTGCGCAACATCCCACTTTCATCTACAACAATACAAAAGGGTATCTGAACAGCCTTCATCAGATGTGCATCAGCCACCGTCAGCTTGGGGAACTTGACAAGGTGGACAGCCTGCTCGAACGCACCGCCCCGTACCGGGATCAACCCGATTTCGCGCAGGAGAACGGTTATTTTCTGAAAGAACAAGGTATTCTTTCTTTTCACCGCGGGGATTTCCGCGCCTCCCTGAGGGCTCTGCTTCCGGCTGCCGCCATCATTAAAAGTAAAAAAGATGAAGGTGTGCTGGCAGTGACTTACTATTATATCGGCACAGCCTACCTGAAACAGCAGCAACGGGGAAGAGGCATACCCTATATGGAGAAGGTCGATTCCCTTTTCAGGAGAAACGGTGTTATGTTTCCAGAAGTGCGTGCAGCCTATGAATTTCTGCTTAAGGATGCGGAGACCACCGGGAAACCGGATAAAACGGCCCGACACACGGCTCAGTTGCTGAAAGCCGACAGCATTTTTCAGGTAGACCTGCCGTATCTGTCGTCACGTATTTACCGGGAATATGACACAAAGACGCTGCGGAGTGAAAAGGAAGAGCTGCAGAAGGCTAGGGCTGCTGACAACGGATTTATAATTTTCTCGCTCGCCCTCAGCGGAGCGCTGCTTGTATTTCTGCTGAACGCCTATATCAGACAGCGCATTATTGTGCAAAATTACCAAAAGCTCCAGCAGCGGCTTCAGCAAGAGGCAGCAGCGGCATTGACTGTAACGGAGCAGCCTGATCCCGGTCGCAGGATGGAATACAGTCCTGAAATTGTGCAGAAAATACTGATAAAACTCGAAAAGTTTGAAAAAGAGGCCGGTTTCACCTCCCCTAAAATTACCCTGCTGAGTCTCGCGGCAAAATTAGGCACGAACAAAAACCATTTGTCCTATGTAATTAACGAGTACAGGAACATGCACTTCAGCACCTACCTTACAACACTTCGGATCAATTATATCACGCACCTGATGAATACTGACCCGAAGTACCTTAAGTTTCATAACGAAAGTCTCGCAGAGGAATGCGGTATCCGGTCACGGCAGCATTTTTCGAGGATGTTTCATGAGATTAACGGTATTAAACCATCTGACTTTATCCGTGAGAAAAAGAAAGAACTAAATATTAACTGA
- a CDS encoding RteC domain-containing protein: MNSKILLEQTAELWNELQYKIRSLNRTDHNDLVQAQYGLAETDEVIRKLKSWVLEHRFDCWESEILFFRELKPKFIARFIYYSRIVSLLSSLPMSGSKYKKKMYEAEFETLQQFSRENSAFISYYRRKASYLDLKYFVRFRYDLDVKLATDIHSYDDRFSTSHDHLIAHILANDDYEAFLKQQIRNLELASEGERAKVSGLQWTASKAALTELVYALHHTRCFNGGSATLAETVKFFEEHFSVNLGNYHNTMGEIKNRKIDRTKFLHQLSENLKDYLDAADEMR, translated from the coding sequence ATGAATTCAAAAATACTTCTTGAACAGACCGCCGAATTATGGAATGAACTGCAATATAAAATCAGGTCTTTAAACAGGACAGATCATAATGACCTTGTGCAGGCACAGTATGGGCTGGCGGAAACGGATGAGGTGATCCGAAAGCTGAAGTCGTGGGTTCTTGAACACCGCTTTGACTGCTGGGAAAGTGAGATTTTGTTCTTTAGAGAGCTCAAGCCTAAGTTCATCGCGCGGTTTATTTATTATTCCCGGATTGTATCGCTGCTGTCGTCTCTTCCCATGTCTGGGTCTAAGTATAAAAAGAAAATGTATGAGGCCGAATTCGAAACTTTGCAGCAGTTCTCGCGCGAAAACAGTGCTTTTATCAGTTATTACCGGCGGAAAGCGTCTTATCTAGATCTAAAATATTTTGTTCGTTTCAGGTATGACCTTGATGTAAAACTCGCAACGGATATTCACAGCTACGACGACAGGTTTTCGACCTCGCATGATCACCTGATCGCTCATATCCTCGCCAATGATGACTACGAAGCCTTTCTTAAACAACAGATCCGGAATCTTGAGCTTGCTTCAGAGGGTGAACGGGCAAAGGTCAGCGGCCTGCAGTGGACCGCGTCCAAAGCTGCTCTTACTGAACTTGTGTATGCGCTGCACCATACCCGCTGTTTTAACGGAGGTTCCGCAACACTGGCTGAAACGGTGAAGTTTTTTGAGGAACACTTTTCCGTTAATCTGGGGAATTACCATAACACCATGGGAGAAATAAAAAACCGAAAAATAGACCGAACTAAATTTCTTCATCAACTCAGCGAAAATCTCAAAGATTACCTGGACGCTGCGGACGAGATGCGGTAG
- a CDS encoding DUF1573 domain-containing protein — MANNLNANQGPIDITNPSVRYYDPPNVVAPIFFLNHLLFQNNLDEVRFSFNAPSTYSDGIIFQLHIGIGGLGFGSVSGNIKVYMQVDSLPEALIGEKNLNASVFIAGGDADDFSIALTGLTVNSLVKIRVVGASSTGGATINFFGVNDLKLVKDVTSISVRGTKVPQPPLINHNDPASVINDTDFGSVLTSDIPVDKTYRITNTGSRTLKISSLQLIPNDVGFSIIGTVPNTISVGQNATFTVRFVPADQGIATSEIVIAANITPNNPFRFEVKGNGKSCNLEPVPILVQNFETSGSNLSAVLISGIPGSTGNTSNSPNPIIQGVSGLYPSSTNLFAAGSSTRSLFVRGHGTDESGVTGTNDVTLEFGPIDITGQQEVSVNFEVAAFSSSNVGSSGNTTGSGVNGYDYVLLQVLKKDGITWSDEIKLYGSGSNASNEWADRSYKYGLGGTLIPESSFDGVLVTINNTGTMKYGKFKLNIPTSELTNNFKFRIVARTGRSRDKVNTGKQFNRNLWLIDNVHVDAGNAKSKTWTGAAWTGDDTSRPTSREKAVFAGNYNFAGSQASDLSVCECEVNNGVNLTIPAGRMLSVRNKIINAGAADNFIVESDGNLLQEENSIVNANNITSKRLIKIGSARNQYNYLGTPVDFQTGESFQTIFPGSSTTVLYHNQATNYFSTSSGVNIPGRGLAVKEPTISAAIPATATNTTGIFKGVPQNGAITIAVANKDTGVNTYGYNLIGNPYPSNIDLLKLYDLNGGRTGSSQIESPNISATFYFWDNTGNTQMTQQGSGYGGQAYAIFNVLSGVNGTGTKSMLGSKVPTNIVKVGQGFMTRSLIAAYNFKFNNSIRTNSTSVVDFLGQRQAGIQDDRYWLQMTAPSGITSTIAIVYYAGGNNLFGAEDSRSLGGSDALYSRVESEKVAIDGRSAFVKTDEVPLGTQHYAEGNYTLSLDAAEGRFANGQNIYLKDVRTGIITNLSAGSYTFAASAGASTGRFEIIYEPEAVLATDSAVKDDVLVYRKGGDFVVKAASKAITTLEMYDAVGRLLYKARPNTTEVTVPAERFPGGVYILRIDQHGLLTMKKVMK, encoded by the coding sequence TTGGCAAATAATCTGAATGCCAATCAAGGTCCTATAGATATCACCAATCCAAGTGTAAGATATTATGATCCACCGAATGTTGTAGCACCAATTTTTTTTCTTAACCATTTATTGTTTCAGAACAATTTAGATGAAGTCCGATTTTCTTTTAATGCTCCTTCAACCTATAGTGATGGTATTATATTTCAACTTCACATCGGAATAGGCGGATTAGGTTTTGGTTCTGTAAGCGGGAATATAAAAGTCTATATGCAGGTTGACAGTCTTCCGGAAGCCCTCATTGGAGAAAAAAATCTAAATGCATCGGTTTTTATTGCGGGAGGTGATGCGGATGATTTTTCAATTGCTCTTACAGGTTTAACTGTAAATTCCCTCGTTAAAATAAGAGTTGTTGGAGCGAGCAGCACAGGCGGTGCTACAATTAATTTTTTTGGAGTCAATGATCTAAAATTAGTTAAGGATGTAACCTCTATTTCCGTTAGAGGTACCAAGGTTCCACAACCTCCATTGATTAACCATAATGATCCTGCATCGGTAATTAATGATACTGATTTTGGCAGTGTTCTGACTAGTGACATCCCGGTGGATAAAACATATCGCATAACAAATACAGGCTCGCGGACGTTGAAAATAAGTTCACTTCAACTGATCCCAAACGATGTCGGATTCAGTATAATAGGAACTGTTCCAAATACCATTTCTGTAGGCCAAAACGCAACCTTTACGGTACGCTTTGTTCCCGCAGATCAGGGTATAGCAACATCAGAAATTGTTATTGCAGCGAACATTACACCTAATAATCCGTTCCGTTTTGAAGTTAAAGGCAATGGAAAAAGCTGCAACCTTGAACCTGTTCCCATATTAGTTCAAAATTTTGAAACATCGGGATCAAATCTCAGTGCTGTTTTGATTAGTGGAATCCCTGGTTCAACAGGTAATACATCTAATTCTCCTAACCCCATTATACAAGGAGTTAGTGGTCTTTATCCGTCTTCTACCAATTTATTTGCGGCAGGATCGTCTACCAGATCATTATTTGTAAGGGGTCATGGTACAGACGAAAGTGGCGTAACGGGAACAAATGACGTCACTTTAGAATTTGGACCGATTGATATCACCGGACAACAGGAAGTAAGTGTGAATTTTGAAGTCGCTGCTTTTTCGAGTTCGAATGTGGGGTCAAGTGGCAATACTACTGGATCAGGTGTAAATGGATATGACTACGTTCTGTTGCAGGTATTGAAAAAAGATGGTATAACTTGGTCTGATGAAATTAAATTGTACGGATCCGGTTCAAATGCTTCCAATGAATGGGCTGACAGATCTTATAAATATGGCCTTGGCGGAACCTTAATTCCCGAAAGTTCTTTTGATGGAGTGTTGGTAACCATCAACAATACAGGCACGATGAAATACGGTAAATTTAAACTTAATATTCCAACTTCAGAACTTACTAATAACTTTAAATTTCGAATCGTGGCAAGGACCGGAAGGTCTCGTGATAAAGTTAATACAGGCAAGCAATTTAACCGAAATTTATGGCTCATCGACAACGTTCACGTTGATGCCGGAAACGCCAAATCCAAGACGTGGACCGGCGCGGCCTGGACAGGAGACGATACAAGCCGGCCGACGTCGCGCGAGAAAGCAGTATTTGCAGGAAATTATAATTTTGCAGGAAGCCAGGCGTCAGATTTGTCAGTATGTGAATGTGAAGTTAACAATGGCGTTAATCTTACCATTCCCGCGGGCAGAATGCTCAGTGTGCGTAATAAAATCATCAACGCAGGAGCGGCGGACAACTTTATTGTAGAAAGCGACGGTAACCTGCTGCAGGAAGAAAACAGTATTGTGAACGCGAATAATATTACGTCGAAAAGGCTTATAAAAATTGGCAGTGCGCGCAACCAGTACAATTATTTGGGAACACCGGTCGATTTCCAGACGGGAGAATCGTTCCAAACCATCTTCCCCGGCTCCAGCACAACGGTCCTTTATCATAATCAGGCGACAAATTATTTCTCAACTTCCTCCGGCGTGAATATTCCGGGACGTGGTTTGGCGGTAAAAGAGCCCACCATTTCTGCTGCCATTCCGGCAACCGCTACCAATACAACGGGAATATTCAAAGGTGTGCCGCAAAACGGAGCGATCACGATTGCGGTGGCGAATAAAGATACGGGCGTTAATACCTATGGATATAATTTGATAGGAAATCCTTATCCGTCCAATATCGATCTTCTGAAATTGTATGATCTTAATGGCGGCAGAACAGGTTCGTCTCAGATTGAATCGCCGAATATCAGTGCGACATTTTACTTCTGGGACAATACGGGAAACACGCAGATGACCCAGCAGGGAAGCGGGTACGGCGGTCAGGCCTATGCGATATTCAACGTTTTGTCCGGTGTAAACGGAACCGGAACAAAATCGATGCTCGGTTCGAAAGTGCCGACCAATATCGTGAAAGTAGGGCAGGGCTTTATGACAAGATCTCTGATCGCCGCGTATAATTTCAAATTCAATAACAGCATCAGAACAAATTCTACGTCCGTGGTTGATTTTCTAGGCCAAAGACAAGCGGGAATACAAGATGACCGGTACTGGCTTCAAATGACCGCACCGTCGGGAATTACATCGACGATCGCGATTGTTTATTACGCGGGCGGCAACAATTTGTTCGGCGCGGAAGATTCCCGCAGCCTGGGCGGGTCCGATGCCCTTTACAGCCGCGTGGAAAGTGAAAAAGTTGCCATCGACGGAAGAAGCGCTTTTGTGAAGACGGATGAAGTACCGTTGGGAACGCAGCATTATGCAGAGGGCAACTATACGCTCAGCCTGGATGCGGCGGAAGGCCGCTTCGCGAACGGGCAAAACATTTATCTGAAGGACGTTCGGACGGGCATTATTACGAACTTAAGTGCCGGATCGTACACTTTTGCCGCAAGTGCGGGCGCCAGTACGGGCAGGTTTGAAATCATCTACGAGCCCGAGGCAGTTTTAGCCACGGATTCGGCCGTGAAGGACGATGTTCTGGTTTACCGCAAAGGCGGTGATTTCGTTGTAAAAGCCGCCTCGAAAGCAATAACTACGCTGGAAATGTACGATGCGGTGGGACGTTTGCTATACAAAGCGCGGCCAAACACCACCGAGGTCACCGTTCCGGCGGAACGATTCCCGGGTGGTGTTTATATCCTGCGAATTGACCAGCACGGTTTGCTGACGATGAAAAAGGTGATGAAATAA
- a CDS encoding GEVED domain-containing protein yields the protein MKNFYLLPLRVSLLLCVLFSSPLLLGQTRTEAAQLNKVSNRIDIRRLSNRTLQTLKSKDLNKVLVTSDSLPLDVMKSKREVLSRRNATSKTFVNEDDSFTSLIAAGPIHYRNNGKWEDIVTSIKKEKAGIYGYSNKANIMESYYGENSRTGIKSVIKEGELTEFLNTSMYWEKNGVAINKIANSGAPATLKADELYYKNIYGTISAEFKSLTGKRKLTYVIPDILALGKIPAEAEYLVFSEDIHLPQGWKYKLNGNVLLLEDTQDEPVFLYHAPVVFEEYLSSEKFQLTKDKPVHIEVKVKGNIITYLLKIKQSWLNDDSRIFPLAIDPSISAYPKNEVYSSGLCDSSGVGFDDIIQIGYWYNDEIDGYVRFDLSAIPAGSTITSTTSRLWRYNGQGVMSGSRNYIPGSSNLDPRHWLAYQNSGVFGYYYEDMFYSYTGNLSTANSTNFNTNNQFKDNIFSAAGRTNVQNGLADGYVNILFYPTGNAWTPINGAGNYGVFYGYSAATNRKPYLNITYTSACSTITSASSDRYINDVKFLGTLNPDTDQTSDYTSPGYKDYRAASAKAKQIPGGGINVFINTTGSASVRPSYIKAWVDWNKDGIYDPVTEKVFDSGSVLTVSTTFGYVVPLGTLAGNYNIRLRNYYYDYQYDNDGYYFGPCGPRANGETEDYSFDVIPDCAAKITGVTNGQRCGSGTVTLSATKSATATGFEWYSSEFGGSVLGTGNTYTTVALSEGTYTYYVSATNGTCISGKRTPVKAVVSPTPNITFSTSNPDICGNVASIIVTSSGDKQEVELFTETFESGLGKFTSNSLIDNGTTVNAATVWQNKSSTFIPTGAVWYPAINSGSNKFAFATSDVLPVSQPDYSINTALTYSSVVINTTGYLNLKLSFDGYYSYFGTSGEGLFVEVSTNGTTWFTARNFNSNIGIGTRFETKEVDLSAYINQPNLRLRFRYMAGWADGVAIDNIRLYGDKPLATNFTWSGDTGTIYNAADCVSAVPSGGAASVCVKPNSADLEVKENWNVNATANLSNGCSATATIIIPNNSKIWNTTATDWLTNNWKPNSSVPIADKCVIIKSPVNILSSTNAVAKNLRIESTGKLNIAANGSLTVTDGIINQATDADLVIASDGNLKQVTDVPASPNTGSATATRNIKFRNNARAEYNYLISPVVGQRLKTIYPGISYVLYHNEVNNMFGNSSGAYIPGRGLAVKEATMAGVSANNVDATFKGALANGIINFPMAYTDAAHGYNLVGNPYPSNINLQTFYTLNSGKISSTIYFWDNAANNVYQQQGSGYNGRAYAVLNASNGMGNAAGYLLSPQETLNTKVPNAIAKVGQGFMVRALGAGTNLVFNNSIRTTDSTGASFFSKPADSATNRYWLRLITPTGLVNTIGVVYYEGGSASFGMDDSEMNVDASDMLYSLADDRRLQIEGRPVFEDTEKINLGSHHFAAGNYTLSPGDKEGIFAGSQNIYLKDKQTGTITNLSEGDYTFAANAGESTGRFEIIYQPETVLTTDAVSKEKLVVYRNAGDFVVEAKNTKITEIEVYDTSGRLVYAAQPHSVQARIDAGAFSNGIYILRVNQNGEITARKIIK from the coding sequence ATGAAAAATTTTTATTTACTCCCATTGCGGGTGTCATTGCTATTGTGCGTGCTTTTCAGTTCACCTCTGCTGCTTGGACAAACCAGAACTGAAGCGGCACAACTTAACAAAGTTTCAAACAGGATTGATATCAGAAGACTTAGCAATAGGACTTTGCAGACTCTCAAGTCCAAAGATTTAAACAAAGTACTTGTAACATCTGATAGTTTGCCGTTGGATGTAATGAAAAGTAAGAGAGAAGTTTTATCCAGAAGGAACGCCACCTCAAAAACGTTTGTAAATGAGGATGATAGCTTTACCTCTTTGATTGCTGCAGGCCCTATCCATTATCGGAATAATGGAAAGTGGGAAGATATTGTAACTTCCATCAAAAAAGAAAAGGCAGGTATTTACGGTTACAGTAACAAAGCCAATATAATGGAGTCCTACTATGGTGAAAATTCGAGAACGGGTATAAAATCTGTCATAAAAGAAGGCGAACTGACAGAGTTTCTAAATACTAGCATGTATTGGGAAAAAAATGGAGTTGCTATTAATAAAATTGCAAACTCAGGAGCGCCCGCGACCCTAAAAGCGGATGAACTTTATTACAAAAATATCTATGGAACGATTTCGGCAGAGTTTAAATCGCTTACGGGAAAAAGAAAACTCACTTATGTCATTCCCGATATTTTAGCACTCGGCAAAATTCCCGCAGAGGCAGAATATTTGGTCTTTTCGGAAGATATTCATTTACCACAAGGATGGAAGTACAAATTAAATGGCAATGTTCTTCTGCTTGAAGATACACAGGATGAACCTGTTTTTCTTTATCATGCGCCGGTTGTTTTTGAAGAATATCTGAGCAGTGAAAAATTTCAATTGACAAAAGATAAACCTGTTCATATTGAAGTTAAAGTCAAAGGAAATATAATTACTTATTTGCTCAAAATAAAACAAAGTTGGCTGAACGATGATTCGCGAATATTTCCTTTAGCTATTGATCCCTCCATTAGTGCGTATCCCAAAAATGAGGTTTATTCTTCGGGTCTATGTGATTCGAGCGGTGTCGGTTTTGATGACATTATCCAAATTGGATACTGGTATAATGATGAAATTGATGGGTATGTTCGTTTTGATCTCTCAGCGATTCCCGCTGGTTCTACCATTACTTCAACTACATCAAGATTGTGGAGATATAATGGTCAGGGCGTAATGAGTGGCAGTAGAAACTATATTCCCGGAAGCAGTAATCTAGATCCTCGTCATTGGTTGGCTTATCAAAATTCAGGAGTATTTGGCTATTATTATGAAGATATGTTTTATTCGTATACAGGAAATCTTTCTACTGCCAATTCTACAAACTTCAATACTAATAATCAGTTTAAAGATAACATATTTAGTGCTGCCGGTAGGACGAATGTGCAAAATGGATTAGCAGATGGGTATGTAAATATTTTATTTTATCCGACTGGAAATGCTTGGACTCCAATAAATGGCGCAGGCAATTATGGAGTTTTTTACGGTTACAGTGCTGCTACTAACAGAAAGCCATATCTTAATATAACTTATACTTCTGCATGTTCTACCATTACATCTGCATCGTCAGACAGATATATTAACGACGTAAAATTTTTAGGAACGTTAAATCCTGATACAGATCAAACTTCTGATTACACCTCCCCAGGTTATAAAGATTACAGAGCGGCAAGCGCGAAAGCAAAGCAGATACCAGGAGGAGGTATTAATGTTTTTATAAACACGACTGGTAGTGCTTCAGTCCGTCCAAGTTATATTAAGGCTTGGGTTGATTGGAATAAAGATGGCATTTATGATCCGGTTACTGAAAAAGTATTTGATTCGGGAAGTGTTTTGACGGTTTCAACCACCTTTGGCTACGTTGTGCCTTTGGGTACTCTTGCCGGAAATTATAATATAAGGCTACGAAATTATTACTACGACTATCAATATGATAATGATGGATATTATTTTGGACCTTGCGGTCCCCGAGCAAATGGAGAAACAGAAGATTACAGTTTCGATGTAATTCCAGATTGTGCGGCGAAAATTACTGGCGTAACAAATGGTCAACGGTGCGGTTCGGGTACAGTCACTTTATCTGCAACAAAATCTGCAACGGCCACAGGATTTGAGTGGTACAGTTCTGAATTTGGCGGGAGTGTTCTAGGTACTGGAAATACATATACCACAGTTGCTCTTTCTGAGGGCACTTATACTTATTATGTTAGTGCAACTAATGGGACTTGTATCTCTGGTAAAAGAACACCAGTAAAAGCCGTAGTTAGTCCTACACCAAATATCACATTTTCCACCTCTAATCCTGATATATGTGGTAATGTAGCTTCAATAATAGTTACATCTTCAGGTGATAAACAGGAGGTGGAGTTATTTACAGAGACTTTCGAAAGTGGTCTCGGAAAATTTACTTCAAATTCTTTAATCGATAATGGTACGACTGTTAACGCTGCAACAGTTTGGCAAAACAAGAGTAGCACATTTATTCCGACTGGAGCGGTTTGGTATCCGGCAATTAACTCCGGTTCTAACAAATTTGCTTTCGCGACTTCAGACGTATTGCCTGTTTCGCAGCCTGATTATTCAATCAATACTGCTTTAACATATTCGTCTGTGGTTATCAATACGACTGGATATCTAAATCTAAAATTATCCTTCGATGGATATTATTCATATTTTGGAACATCCGGCGAAGGATTATTCGTTGAGGTTTCTACAAATGGTACTACGTGGTTTACTGCACGAAATTTTAACTCAAATATTGGGATAGGAACTCGATTTGAAACCAAAGAAGTTGATTTATCTGCATACATTAATCAACCCAATCTGAGACTACGGTTCAGATACATGGCGGGTTGGGCTGATGGGGTTGCGATTGACAACATTAGACTGTATGGCGACAAGCCACTTGCAACCAATTTCACATGGTCAGGAGATACAGGTACTATTTACAACGCTGCCGATTGTGTTTCAGCAGTTCCATCCGGCGGAGCCGCTTCCGTTTGCGTCAAACCAAATAGTGCAGATTTAGAAGTAAAGGAAAACTGGAACGTTAACGCCACTGCGAATTTAAGTAATGGATGTTCCGCCACCGCAACTATAATAATTCCGAACAACAGCAAGATATGGAATACAACTGCCACAGACTGGTTAACAAATAATTGGAAGCCTAATAGCTCAGTTCCGATAGCGGACAAATGCGTCATCATCAAATCGCCCGTTAATATTTTATCTTCAACGAACGCGGTAGCCAAAAACCTTCGTATTGAGAGCACCGGCAAATTGAACATTGCGGCTAACGGATCTTTGACGGTTACGGATGGCATCATCAACCAGGCCACAGATGCAGATCTCGTTATCGCTTCAGATGGCAACCTGAAACAGGTTACCGACGTGCCGGCATCTCCCAACACGGGTTCGGCTACAGCCACACGAAATATAAAATTCCGAAATAACGCGAGGGCTGAGTACAATTATCTGATCTCGCCTGTGGTTGGACAAAGGCTGAAAACCATCTACCCAGGCATTTCGTATGTCCTGTATCATAATGAGGTCAATAATATGTTTGGCAACTCTTCCGGCGCCTATATTCCGGGCAGGGGCCTTGCCGTAAAAGAGGCTACCATGGCGGGTGTCAGCGCGAATAATGTGGATGCCACCTTTAAAGGTGCTCTTGCCAACGGTATTATCAATTTCCCAATGGCCTATACGGACGCTGCGCATGGATACAACCTCGTGGGAAATCCGTATCCTTCCAACATTAACCTGCAGACCTTTTATACGCTGAACAGCGGCAAAATATCGTCTACCATCTATTTTTGGGACAACGCTGCGAATAATGTGTACCAACAGCAGGGAAGCGGGTACAATGGCAGAGCTTATGCCGTGCTTAATGCTTCCAACGGAATGGGAAATGCTGCGGGTTATCTTCTCAGTCCTCAGGAAACTCTTAATACTAAGGTACCTAACGCAATTGCCAAAGTGGGGCAAGGCTTTATGGTAAGAGCACTTGGTGCGGGCACCAATCTGGTGTTTAACAATTCCATCCGCACGACGGACAGTACGGGCGCCAGTTTCTTTAGCAAACCGGCAGATTCTGCAACGAACCGATACTGGCTGCGTCTCATTACGCCAACCGGTTTGGTTAATACGATTGGTGTGGTTTATTACGAGGGCGGTTCCGCCAGTTTCGGAATGGACGATTCCGAAATGAATGTGGATGCATCCGACATGCTTTACAGTCTGGCAGACGATCGCCGCTTGCAGATCGAAGGACGCCCTGTTTTTGAAGATACCGAAAAAATTAATCTGGGCAGCCACCATTTTGCAGCGGGCAACTATACGTTAAGTCCGGGAGACAAAGAAGGCATTTTCGCAGGTTCCCAAAACATCTATCTAAAAGACAAGCAGACGGGCACCATTACCAATCTGAGTGAAGGCGATTATACGTTCGCAGCCAATGCAGGCGAAAGTACGGGCCGATTTGAAATTATTTATCAACCCGAAACTGTTTTAACAACCGATGCTGTTTCGAAAGAGAAGCTGGTCGTGTATCGCAACGCCGGAGATTTTGTGGTGGAGGCGAAAAATACAAAGATCACGGAAATAGAAGTATATGATACCAGTGGAAGGTTAGTGTATGCTGCTCAGCCGCACTCTGTACAAGCCCGTATAGACGCAGGTGCATTCAGCAACGGCATCTATATTCTACGCGTTAATCAGAATGGCGAGATCACCGCACGAAAAATTATTAAGTAA